The genomic stretch ATCGTCACGAGGCacgctcagccaatcagagcggcGGCCGAACGTTGCGGTAATCCGGTTCAGACATGACAGAGGCAACCGACGGAAGCTCAACTCGGAGCTCGCTTTCTGGCCACAACAACTCCACTTTTCGCCGCTTCAGCTGCCGGTCGGACGCGTCGGGGCGGCCCAGTCTCAGTGACCAGACATGCGTTGCAAACATGCGCGTTTAAATAAGATCCGAAGAGTTTCCTCGTGAGGTAACCTCGTCGATGGGGATGGTGCTCCACCGGGCTCCATAAGCAAAAACTAGCCTACCGAGGCTGCACCACAGGCCGGGGCGAGCAGTTCAGTTGAGCCCTGAGGAccaaggaaattaaaaaaaatgctcccaGACGTTCTCTAACGAGCCAGTTTCTTCTTTACAGCTGGTCTGCTCCAAACGGACTTCTTATTTTTCCCACTGAGAGGCCCAGCCAGCTTTCACGGTGGAAACAAGAAGGAGAGCAAAGGTGCATAAAGCAATAAACCGATGCTCCAGCAGGAGCCAGCTTTGCAACTCTTTTACAGGCAGACTGATAAATCAATATATGACCCAACATTTAAGTAAATGCAAAGGAAAAAATAATTCCTGTCGTAAATTTTAGACCTGGAAGAAAGTAAAGCCCTTACTTTGTGACCTTTAGCAGGGAACAGTCATGGGCGGAACCTTGTTTTCAGGCTTTGTTTCTGCTCCCCAGATGAACGCTGTGCGGGCGGGCACAGTCACCTGGCGTCCCCAGCCGTGGCAGGACGGGGACGGGGGAGGGGGCGAGCCTCTCTCAGACAGCGACTCCGAGGAGGAGGACTTCCCGGATGACAGCACCACCCCCCTGGGGGACTACATCACCCACGGTGAGGGCTCCTCTGGCTCTGCTCCCCCCTCTGGCTCCCCTCTCTGACACCGCCTGCTAATGTCTGCGTCCCTTTGCCTTTTAGGCCTGAAGCAGCTCCTGGATGCTCAGCAGCTGTGTGACGTCACGCTGCTGGTGGAGGGCAAAAAGTTCATGTGTCACAGGTACGGTTGGGTTGGGCCCGCTCCACGGGGCTGGGGGCTTTACACCAGCTAGGCGTGCATAAAGGCATCTTAAAAAGCACTATTCTGTTATTGCAAAGTACCCTTCCCTCAAAGTTAGCACGCCCCGTCGATTAAGTGAGATGTCTGGATCCGTTGCTAAGAGCGAAGGGTTTTGTTTGTGACGGACTCGTCCCCTGTCCCCTCAGAGTCCTGTTGGCGGCGGTGAGTCCCTACTTCCGGGCAATGTTCACCAGCCCCCTGGTGGAGTCCCGCCTCAACGAGATCCGTCTGGAGGAGGTCACGCCGTCCGTCATGGAGACGGTCATCCAGTTTGTGTACACGGGCGAGGCGGGCCTCTCTCTGGAGACGGCCGAGGACTTGTTCGTGGCTGCCAACCGGCTCCAGGTCATGCCTCTTCAGGACCTCTGCTCCAGGTAGGGTTCATGGGATTTCACAGCGAGACTTTAAGGTTCgggtgttttatgctttagcTGCAAATGAGCGTTCACACCCCTTGTTGAGATTTGAGTGGATCGGCAACCCAGAGCGATTTGTAGTtgaccccagtcggtcgaggcagatgactcttcacactgagcctggttctgctggaggttttcctccctgttaaaaggggagttttcctctccactgttgcctcatgcatgctcagtatgagtggCTCTAtcctctttcaggaggagtgaatgctgcttgtcaagacttggataggacattttttgacctatctgtataatctggttgaatttgactttgtaaagtgccttgagacgacatgtttcattaattggcgctatataactaaaattgaattgaattgtagtTGAGAGTTGGGTTGAAAATAATAACTGGTGTTTGGCCTTATTTCcgataaaaaatgtgaaatgcgTTGCTGGTGTGTATAGAGCACCTCCCACCCCCAAGACTGGATCTAGGTGTGGACTCATGAATGCGCTTTGATCTGAACCGTTCTGTTTTATCTCTGGCTTTATGTGtaggggtggcagcatcatgccgtgggGACAGCCATGCTTGATGGTCTGCCTTGTGTAGTGTTGGTTTTCTTACCCACACAATGTTTCACACGTCGGCAAAAAGTTCAACCGTCGCAGCTTTTATATCACGTCCCCTACATGCTTCGTAGCAGACTCTAAACCGGACCTGCTTTCTTCTGGCACCTTCCATAAAGACTTAATTTGTGGAGAGcgtcttggctgcttctttgatcATGGCTGTTGTTTCCCGGGCTTTTCTCTGCCCACGGAAATCGGCAGAGAAATGACCAATTTCTGATATAATATATGATATAAATCATTTGTATAGTCATATAAATTGATTTGTCACACAattcaaaatgtatgttttaagtgcactgcaaaaacagataaaaacaaagttaaatgttctcaaacatagtgtttttgtccttgatttgagcaggtaaataagatcatctgccagtggaatgagtattttgacccctaaattaagataattagacatcctgcacttgaaataagatgatggagatgtatTGTTCCaaatttaagtgcaaaaatcttattctgttggcagatcatcttatttacctgctcaaatcaaggtcaGATACAAAAAtgttaagaaaattgtacttatttttagttctgtttttacatagtgtgcagctctggccattttatgctgttgcttaatgatctgtttttaaataaagaagacTGAATTCatcctttattcaaccaccttttaaccaaaactgcaagtttttaaaaaggaaaaaagaatgtgtgctctctgaTCCCTTTgcagggggcggagcttggtgatggagcgttcctgggtctgcgttgcgattggttgggaggatgtaatgactgtggGCTAGAAtacaaaggaaggaaaacctttcTTCTGTTGACCCTGTTTTTCTATCGCCCCgcatgtctatatatatatatatatatatatatatatatatatatatatatatatatatatatatatatatatatatatatatatatatatatatatatatatatatatatatatatatatatatatatttattgttattgagtTATTGTTATTGAGTTATCGTCTTATCATGCTGCTTGtatgttcactgatgttctcacACGCACCTCTCAGGCCCTCACTGGTATTGAGAACTATTGACCACTAACCGAACTTCATTCAGAGGTATCAGGGTAAATATGGTGAAGTAAACTTTGCTAAAGATTTGGAAACCCGTTTAATCTTTACCTTCGCTTCAGTCCCGTTGTCTTCTTTATCACTTGTTCATTAAGAGTTAATGGAGTTGTCTGTAAATGTAATTCATTTATGTATAGCAGttattgtatgtttttaatgatgTGTGTCTATGATGAATGATGTGAGCCTTGTTGCACCGTCCCTCTTTCTAATCTCGGCAGGTTTCTGTTCGAGCACCTCTCTGTGGAGAACTGCCTGGGGATGTACTCCCTGGCCCGCTCGCACCACGaccagctgctgctgcgggCCTCCCTGCGCCTGGTTGCGCAGCACTTCCCCCGGGTGGCGCGGCAGAAGGACTTCCTGCTGCTGGACCACGGCACCCTGGGCAGCCTGCTGAGCTCGGACCGTCTGGGGGTGGACTCCGAGGCCGAGGTGTACGACGCGGCCCGCCGCTGGGCGGAGCACCAGCCTCTGGACCGCTACGCCCACATGCCGGCGCTGCTTCACCACCTGCGCCCAGGACTACTGTCCCAGGAAGAGAGCCGGCGACTGAGCCAGGAGCTGGGGCCCGCCGCCGCCGGGGAGGGCCTCGGGGGGCCGCTGAGACCGAGGGAGGGtatgtttgaaaaaaagattGTCTGCGTGGACCTGACCCCTCGGGAAGATGAAAACGCGGCTTTGAAGGAGTACACTGTGGACTGCTTTGATCCTCGGACAGGGAAGTGGGAGAAGTTGGCGGCGCTGGGTTCTCTGGTGAGTCCAGGGTGCACGGCTGTGGGCGACAGGCTGTTTGTAGCGGGGGGGATCCTCCGGACAGGCTCGGTGTCTGCCGCCGTGCATGAATACGACGCAGTGCTGGACAGATGGATAGAAAGGCCCACCATGGGCCAGCCACGCTCTATGCTGGGCCTGCTTGGTTGCGGAGACTCGCTCTATGCCCTGGGGGGCTGTAACCGCTCTGCCCTGCTGGACTCCAGCGAGGCGCTGGATCTGACCACGCTCCAGTGGGGTCCCGGGCCTCGGCTCCCGCTCCCCCTGCGAGCCTTTGCCTGTGCGGCTCTACGTGGGCGCCTTTACCTCCTGGGCGGAACCACGCTTGAACAGAACAGGGCCGTGGTGCACTCGGGTGTGCTCATCTATCACACTCTGACCGACTGCTGGACACGGGTAGCTCTGGACTCGGGCACTACCTGCCTTGCTGGCGGCGTGGCCGTGAGGGGAGGAGTCTGCGCCATCGGCGGGTACATGAGGGATACCACCAAGTTCCTGGACGGGAATTACACCAACCTGGAGACTTTGGACGCTACAGGCCGGGTGCTGTTTTTTAGGGAGGGCCGGGGGACCGGGGTGGAGAGGGAGGTGACCGGGGGAGGGGTGATGGTCAGTGCGGAGCAACGGGGGGCCGCCTGTGGCGGAAGTGACCGAGCTCCCAGTCCCGTAGTCTTCCCCGGGTTGCCTCGGCGGATAGCCGCGGGGGGCGTGGCCAGGTGGAAAAGGAGGATTTACGTGCTGGGCGGAGAGAACGGCTCGCGCTTCTACGACAGCGTGTACTGCTGGAAACCGGGCTGGCGCAGCTGGGTGCAGAGACGAGAAAAGCTCCCCGGAGAAACCGGAGGGGTCAGCCAGTTCGGGTGCACCACTCTCAAATTTCCCAAAAAGCACATCCTGTCCAGACTGAGACTAGCCAAAGAGAACTGCAAGAAGCCCGACGACTAGCGCGACAGACCAAGGTCAGAATCAAGAGTCCTGATGGCGCCTTCGGTGAGGCGCCGGCTCAGAATTGACCTATAACACACAGATCAGAGACATCCATGGAAAAACGAAGCGGCAGCCTCCATAGAGAAGGGCAGCCTGCGTCCGCTGCTTATCGATCTCATGCAATGTTGTCCTGAATTTGTTTAAAGCAGAAAACCTACTTTTCTACAACATATGCAGGCCTGCAGCAGATCAGATCTTAGGGATTATCTTTGGCTGTCAGACCAAGTCAGGCATCTGAATGTTTCCTAGTCCGCCGTTTAACGaaggaagaaaatattttttttctttttttttagaaaaaaaagttttctcaaAATGTGACGCagtttttagctttcttttgctcttgttatttttaaaagctatttaaaaaaaaatcactaatgCTGTGAATTCTTTTCCTCATCGCGTTGTTTAGACACAAGTTTACTGAGACGTGTAATGATGTGCTGAAACGGATCTTGTTGTCCTCTCTGGGCCTGTCGTGTGCTGTGACACCGCAGCTAAGGGCTACGCAAATAAACTTCAGAAGACAATATGGAGTTCAGACATTTCTGAAACGCCTGTTTTTTCTTGTGGCTGAGCAGGACGGCGAGCACGACGGCCCTCGGTTCAAGCCAGAGCTGCAGGCCGGTCACACTGTGGCTGTGATGCAGAACAGCGCTCTCTACTGGTGGCTCTCGGGCTGCGTCTGGGTCTGTAAGGAGCTTAGCATGTAGGGTAATCGGGGACAGTAGCGTCCTTTGAAGTTCAGCATTCACTAGCTAGAGAGTTGCTCAAAGGCGACACTTTGCACAGAGGCCACAGGGGTTTAGGGAAGTAAGCCCACCCTAGAACAGCATGGTTTATACCGGAGCTTAGGGGAAACGAAACATGGCtttcaacatgtttttacaCAGAAAATGTCAGATTGTGCCTTTGAATTCAAaccctttattctgatttccCTTAATAAAATGCACCTATTACTGGGCTATTAGCCAGGCACTCTGCAAATCTCACCTTAATGGAAGAGCGGCCTTACGAACTCCTTATCCGAGCTTGGCCCCATCCGAACGATATGGCCTTCAGGCACAACGCCAAACGAGGCAGATCACTACAGAACATCACCCCCAAAACACGGCGGTTGCTGCATCTCATTCTGGGGACAATGAAGTTGGTCAGGGTGGAAGGAGCTAAATGCTGGGTTAGTCCTGGAAGAAAGACCTGGGACCGGGGCagatgttcaccttccagcaggacaccgACCTTGAACTTAGAGAGATACAACGGCAGGGCTTCAGTCGATACATCTTCATGTGTTAGAcggacccagtcaaagtccaaacatcGATGTATCGATGGTCTCCATCCAGGCTGAGTCTGAGCTAAGTGGCAAAGAAGAACGAGCAAAAGGTTCAGCTTCCAGATGGGCTTGCACCTGTAGTTACAGGAAAGAGATGGTTTGCTTCGTaatgtctgtgtgtctccaggTCCCAAGAAAACCTGGTGAACTCGGTGGCTGGAATGTGAAACGGTCAGGGAGGGGGAGTTTCTTTGGCGAAGCCCTGGTTCTTATTGAGAAATGTCGCTCCGTAGAATGGATCCCTCGTCTTCTCCCACATCTGAGGGTATCAGTCAGAATTCATTCCTAGagcaagattttattttgtcccaactgcttttacagaaaacaagaaacaattcaattcagttttatttatatagcgccagttcatgaaacatgtcatctcaaggcactttacaaattcaatcagattacacagattggtcaaaaatgtcctatataagggaaccaattgattgcatcaaagtcctgacaagcagcattcactcctggagaagcgtagagccacagggagagtcgtctacattgtccatggctttgcagcaatccctcatactgagcatgcatgaagcgacagtgggaagaaaaactccccattaacaggaaggaaaacctccagcataACCGGGCTCAGTgagaacggtcatctgcctcgacacaacaagagagacaaacaagcacagaagcacacattgatcaaaCAAACACTTTGACCGTCACGCCCAAAAATGTTGaaggaaattaaataatataaaatgtgcAACTGAGAGTACCGTGACTTTCCGTCTGCTTTGAAATGAACATAGGGATCAGGGATCCATCAGAAACGGGTCTGCAGTCTGCATCTGCAGTCTGGGGGTTGGATATAGGAAATGGATGCAAACACAAACACCCTCTATAAAAATCGCCCCAGCACCACCAACCAGTTACATTAGGTGAAGACAGCAGCGTGCCGGGGTGTGGTCAGTCTATACCATCGGACCCTGCTGTCATAGGGGAACGAGCAGTGAGAGGTTTGATCCGTTGAGAGTTTTATATCTTTAGCTGATCAGTAAATTCAgtcaggattttaaaaaaatggtccCAAATTTGTGTAATATTTCAGGAACATGTTGGGCCTTCCTGAGAATCTGTGTTCTCACCTAAAAAGGAGGTAAGATCTTGCTAATTCAGCGCTGAAGGTGTTACCGGGAACTCCCCTGCTCAGTTCCAGTGGTGAGCAGCGTCAGGGAAAAGCTTTTCCTGTAGCTGATCTGGAGCCCGCCGGTGTTCCTGGCTCTGCTACACCTGCGTCTTCATCCTGAGAGTCAGAAGAGCCGTCATGTTCAGCCACAGAACATGATGGCTCTGTGGCTGAACGTGATGTCATGTTCAGCCACAGGACTACCGGGGCTCTGCTGTCCCAACACCCTGCCATCTTTACACGCGTGAAACTCCCTCCAGTACACAGCAGTGGAATTTCCCAGCTCAAAAGCAATGATTAACCTGGCAGCCAGAATAAAACCCAGACGGGTTTTTTATTTGGGTTTAATTAATACACAGGACTGTGTTCAGTCTGATAAATGTACATAACTAAGTTGTTGTCTGAAGAAGGTGTTAGTTGTGTCCTGAGACCTCTTTCTTGCTTTCAGCGCTCCTGGCTCCACCATTAGTTCAGGGAAAAAATGAACAATCACAGATTGGTTCCTGTCGGAGTTCCTGAACAAACCGGGTGAAGAAGATGAAGCAATagtaacattttacatttttttttggtcgGGTTCTTTAATTAGGGGGCTTTAATGATCCCTTTGAACGGTTCATAGAATGACACACACGGTCACAAATGAACAAACACCTGCACcaatatttatttagacatcCCCCAAGTGAACTCCATCTTTCTGTTTGTCGTGCCCATCAACAAGCCTCCAGCCCAACTGGCCTCTTCTTGTCAGAATTAGTAGAGTTAATGTAACTGGGCTGCTCCCCAGACGTCAGTGTGGGTTTTAAACGTAGTCCACAGATTTCCTACAGGGTTGAGGACAGAACCGTTCCAGAAAGTTAGCCGGTTCTCTCCATTCCAGATGCAGTCTGGATGTGTGTTTCGGATCATTCTCCTGGTGAGAAAACCTAACTAGCTCTTGAACcgagtgaaataaaaaaaaatggcttaagtctcttttttttttctgtactttttGTGCCGTATCtcaggtagaaaaaaaatctgcccgggcacaatgctgccaccaccatgcttaatAGATTGGATTGTGCCTCGAAGTCGTTGCAGGAAACCAACCGAGAAAAGCTTTGGAACAGCGAACCAAAACTATGCCAGGAGCTTGTTCATCCCCCTTCATCAAATGCATGTTCATAAGTATGCAAAgaggtaaacaaaaaaagttagcaAATGCTGATTTCGTTTAAGAAAGAGAATCTCTCCAAAGCAACGTGGCTCTGTGTGGAGAAACTACCCTGAAGCCAATAAGCTGACATGCCAGCCTTGGCGATGACGACTGCAGTCGAGCATCGTTTAAACCTGATGGCTAGTCTTCTATCGCTGTGGACGAATTGAAACCCACTCTTCAGCACACAATTGCTTTAATTCAGCCACTTTGCAGGGATTTCAAACATGCCCTGCACCTCAAATGGTGCTTTTTGGGGAATTTTGACTCAGCCACTCCAAAagcttttattaattttatcctttttttagtCGTTCAGCGGTGGACCTGCTAGTGTGCTTCGGCTCACTGTTGACTCTGGTGAGCTTGaatgttccatccatccattatctaataCGTCTATCCCCTGTGgtgtcacgaggggtgctggtgcctatctccagctgtcaatggatgagaggcggggtacaccctggacaggtcaccagtctatcgcagggcaacacagagacaaacagaacaaccattctcacacacaatagacttagacttagacttagacttagactttctttattgtcattttgtagcacagagtgcatacagaacgaaatttcgttttttcatacagctcagaaagattgcagtaactctacaggataccttgcagtgaatttacagtacaggataagaaaaatgcagtggtaaatctCAGTCGaatacaggataactttcaattaactttcggataaagtgcagcagtgagcagtaggcagattgaaatgtaaaaacaatgtagcaatgtaaacaattatgcagtaaggtgcagcagtgatttaacaataggcagttgcattgtaaacagttttgcagtacgtttccggaaaaagtgcagcagcgatattgaaggatacatacaaatgtgcaaattagcgggtcgagtgtggtacacagtccgtttttatacttcagcagttcaacagtctgatggcagcagggaaaaagcttttgcagaacctggtggacctgcaacggatgctgcggaacctctttccagagggcagcagggagaatagtctatgatgggggtgtgaggggtccctaatgatgttacgggctcgagacacacagcgctgcgatgaaatgtctttaatggagggaagaggagccccgatgatcccttctgctgtcctcaccactctcctcacgttcttccagtcggaggcactgcagcctccacaccacacagagagacagctggtcagaatactctctatggtgcttctgtagaaagtcgtgaggatgggcgggggcaggcgggctctcctcatcctccggagaaagtacagtcgcttctgtgccctcttcaccagtgacatggtgttcatagtccaggtgaggttgtccgtgatgtgcacccccaggaacttggtgctgctgaccacctccacagctgagctgttgatgagcagtggagcatggtgaggccggttcttcctgaagtcgacgatgatctccttcgtcttctccacgttcaggatcaggctgttgtctctgcaccagcccaccagctgctccacctcctctctgtagtcctggtcgttgtcgtctctgatcaggcccaccaccgttgtgtcgtccgcaaacttcacgatgtgattggtggtgaacctggggacgcagtcgtgtgtcatcagggtgaacagcagggggctcaggacacctaaggagaatttagagaggccaattaacctaaggcatgttttttttttttttttttgggactatgggaggaagccggagtacccggagagaaaccacgcatgcacagggagaacatgcaaactccatgcagaaagtcCCAGGGTAGGACTTGAATCCAGAACCTTCttactgcaaggcaacagcactacccacaTTGTAATCCTTTATCCTTTGTCATGTTGTTCATGCAGGTTCTGCTTGATTCTGCAGGTCAGACGGTGTTCAGGCCTAAATGTAACTAATAGaatttaaaccaaaatgaggAAGATCGCATTTAGTCACTCATTCACCAAGGGAAAGCCGTTTAGGACAACCTTTTTGTGTCAGCCACAAGCGTTTTGTGTTTACTAGGCTTACCTTTAGTGTCTGATgctgaacatttttgaccatttgaaacattaaaatggaacaaaagaGCAAGAAGAGAGACGGCATGTAAGGGGGCAAAAACATTCACACAAttcaaaaaaagcacaaaacgAATACGACACCCGTGGTCTGTAGTGAAGGTATGCAAACTTTTCTCCAGCACCGCATGTTCTCCGTACTGAAGCTGGTCAACCCAACACACGCACTCCGTGGGGCACGTTAAAAAAGAAGCTGCCCTCCTTGACCTTAATGAAACGAAAAGTTTGGAGGACGCTTGGGTAAAGGACCGGTCGAGGATGTTGcctgtttgtgagttttttcAAAAAACAGAATCATTGGATGATAAGAAGCAGAAATAGAAACAGAAATTGAGGCAATTTAGTCTTTGTCGGTTGTCAAAGCAAAAAAACCTGATCCTCTATAAAAAGTACCCAGAACAACACGGGCGGTGTTTTTCATGGTTTGGTGTTAATAATTACTCTAATAAATAAACAGCTGATTCTGCATATTACCACATGTGACCAAAGTTCTCGGTCCAAGCTGACCAAGCTGAACTGTCCCGCCCAGCCTTACCATTGCGCCCGCATGGAGGCGTGCATGAGAGGCGCCAGGCTTCCCGGGAAGCTGCGGTTGCTGTGAGAACGGCAGAAAGTTTCAGGTTTGACCGAAGAGCAGAGATGGAGGAGCCCCCGTCCGAAGAAGTCTCCATCAACAATCCGGCAGACATCGCCGTCATCGTCGGATACTTCCTCATGGTCATCGCCGTTGGCGTCTGGGTGAGTCCTTCACACTTTGTGGCAGTCCATCAGGCTACGGAGCAGGAAAACTCTTTAACACTCCCTGTGTGCTCCAGTCCATGCTTCGGACCAACCGTGGGACCGTGGGGGGATACTTCCTGGCCGGACGCTCCATGGCTTGGTGGTCGGTGAGTTTAGAGGGCAACAGAACctctaaagaaatgttttatagtttgtttaaaaatatataataatgccCCTCATCGCAGAGGTGCTGAGGAGTGATTATAGTGTAAGATGACGGGCTTTGTTGAGCAAAACGAAGACCGGACGGTTTTCTTTTCACCTCAGGGTTACTTGAGGAAATGCTCTTTCCTACGACGTTTCTACCAAGCTGTGCAACCGGTTTatagtttttatctgtttgactTACATGATACATGCTTTAAAGGGCAGATTCATAAATCAGTTTCTACCTTTGCCATAGCATTTATTTAGGGGTGGCAGAGTGAAAGGGGCAGTTGGAGGTGGaaatgcaagccacacttttcagatttaacaTTGCTAAGGCCAGACCTCCACTCTCCCTGTAGTATTCTGGACTGTTGAAGAACACAAAATTATCTGgagaatatttttaaacagtttttatttttatcaattagCCGAGCAAAGAGTCTAAAAGAAAGGTGCGTGTTCCTACcttgatttattttctattgaAACTCCTGTATTGCTCTAAATCCCCTCACAGCACTGAGTGTTCTTCTCTCAGGTTGGGCCCTCCCTGTTTGCCAGCAACATCGGGAGCGGTCACTTCGTGGGCCTGGCAGGGACCGGGGCGGCGGGGGGCATCGCCGTGGGAGGCTTCGAGTGGAACGTAAGCAGCAGCGCTCCAAAACGTGCCGATCCGGCACGTCACAGAACCTTTTCACCATTTCTCACAGTACAACCAATAAAGTGCTCTGAAGTAATCTATCGGATGGCGCTCCCGTGTGATCGACCAACACCAAATGGCACAAAATTGTTAAGTAAAAATTGTAGCATGCGGTGTGAGCATTCCCATGGTGAGACACGGTGGTGGCGGCGTCATGCTGGCCCAGGGATATGTTTTTCAGCACGGACAGGGTTTTTGTTTAAAGAACATGTTAGGAACCATGAATCCTTTTCTCGTTTAACGATGCACTCCTTAGTTTTGATCCCAAAAAATTAGCCACGTTGGAGTTTGCGTGGGTGAGTTAGAGACGGTGTGTGCCACGTGACTTTGTGCTGCTGCTTTTCACGTCTCAGGCCCTGTTCATCGTGCTGCTCCTGGGCTGGCTCTTCGTACCCGTCTACCTCAC from Fundulus heteroclitus isolate FHET01 chromosome 18, MU-UCD_Fhet_4.1, whole genome shotgun sequence encodes the following:
- the LOC105933213 gene encoding kelch-like protein 17, producing MNAVRAGTVTWRPQPWQDGDGGGGEPLSDSDSEEEDFPDDSTTPLGDYITHGLKQLLDAQQLCDVTLLVEGKKFMCHRVLLAAVSPYFRAMFTSPLVESRLNEIRLEEVTPSVMETVIQFVYTGEAGLSLETAEDLFVAANRLQVMPLQDLCSRFLFEHLSVENCLGMYSLARSHHDQLLLRASLRLVAQHFPRVARQKDFLLLDHGTLGSLLSSDRLGVDSEAEVYDAARRWAEHQPLDRYAHMPALLHHLRPGLLSQEESRRLSQELGPAAAGEGLGGPLRPREGMFEKKIVCVDLTPREDENAALKEYTVDCFDPRTGKWEKLAALGSLVSPGCTAVGDRLFVAGGILRTGSVSAAVHEYDAVLDRWIERPTMGQPRSMLGLLGCGDSLYALGGCNRSALLDSSEALDLTTLQWGPGPRLPLPLRAFACAALRGRLYLLGGTTLEQNRAVVHSGVLIYHTLTDCWTRVALDSGTTCLAGGVAVRGGVCAIGGYMRDTTKFLDGNYTNLETLDATGRVLFFREGRGTGVEREVTGGGVMVSAEQRGAACGGSDRAPSPVVFPGLPRRIAAGGVARWKRRIYVLGGENGSRFYDSVYCWKPGWRSWVQRREKLPGETGGVSQFGCTTLKFPKKHILSRLRLAKENCKKPDD